In Thermodesulfovibrio thiophilus DSM 17215, a single genomic region encodes these proteins:
- the murC gene encoding UDP-N-acetylmuramate--L-alanine ligase: MYQYKKIHFVGIGGIGMSGIAEVLYNMGYTVTGSDIKESETVKRLKSFGIKVFIGHSRDNIDNTDVVVYSSAVKQDNPELIKAKSLGIPVIPRAEMLAELCRLKYSILVAGAHGKTTTTSLIATVLTDAGFDPTIVIGGKLKSIGTNAKLGQGEFLVAEADESDGSFLKLTPAVAVITNIDREHLDYFKTLRKIKKAFLEFGNKVPFYGVSILCRECRHVRDLIPHLTRRYVTYGFDGSSDFRAGNIEYSSPKVSFEAFYRGKSLGRFAITVPGKHNVLNALATIAAAKELSIPLERVKESLENFTGIGRRFEFKGEKRGIKFYDDYGHHPTEIKAVLKTAVWLKPQRLCVIFQPHRYTRTRDLMEQFIHVFKKTLRKKDCLFLMDIYPAGEPPIEKVSGEVLYEKLKNAGVNVIFNPDKEKIKDDILGELKQGDVVFTVGAGDVYKIGESLIESL, translated from the coding sequence ATGTATCAGTACAAGAAAATTCATTTTGTCGGCATTGGTGGAATTGGAATGAGTGGTATTGCAGAAGTTCTTTACAATATGGGTTACACAGTAACAGGTTCTGACATAAAAGAGTCTGAAACTGTAAAAAGACTTAAGAGTTTTGGAATAAAGGTATTTATAGGACATAGCAGAGATAATATTGATAATACAGATGTTGTGGTTTATTCTTCTGCAGTAAAACAAGATAATCCCGAACTCATTAAAGCAAAATCACTCGGAATTCCAGTTATACCAAGGGCTGAAATGCTTGCCGAGCTTTGCAGACTTAAATATTCTATTTTAGTTGCCGGTGCGCATGGGAAAACAACCACCACTTCCTTGATTGCCACAGTTTTAACTGATGCTGGATTTGATCCAACGATAGTTATTGGTGGAAAGCTCAAATCAATTGGAACAAACGCTAAATTGGGCCAGGGCGAGTTTCTTGTTGCAGAAGCTGATGAGAGTGATGGAAGTTTTCTCAAACTAACCCCTGCTGTTGCAGTTATCACAAATATTGACAGGGAACATCTTGATTATTTCAAAACTTTAAGAAAAATCAAGAAAGCGTTTCTTGAGTTTGGAAATAAAGTTCCATTTTACGGTGTTTCAATTCTTTGCAGAGAATGCAGACATGTAAGGGATTTGATTCCTCATTTAACCAGAAGGTATGTAACTTATGGTTTTGATGGAAGTTCTGATTTTCGTGCGGGAAATATTGAGTATTCGTCACCCAAAGTATCTTTTGAGGCTTTCTACAGAGGAAAATCTCTTGGAAGGTTCGCCATTACTGTTCCGGGTAAACACAATGTTTTAAATGCTCTTGCAACAATAGCTGCTGCAAAAGAACTTTCAATTCCACTTGAAAGGGTGAAAGAATCTCTTGAAAATTTCACAGGAATAGGCAGAAGGTTCGAGTTCAAGGGTGAAAAAAGAGGTATAAAATTTTACGATGACTACGGACATCATCCAACAGAAATAAAGGCAGTGTTAAAAACCGCAGTGTGGCTTAAACCTCAAAGACTCTGTGTGATTTTTCAGCCACATAGATATACCAGAACAAGGGATTTGATGGAACAGTTTATTCATGTTTTTAAGAAAACCTTGAGGAAAAAAGATTGTTTATTTCTTATGGATATATACCCTGCAGGTGAGCCTCCAATTGAGAAAGTAAGTGGAGAAGTATTATATGAAAAGCTGAAAAATGCCGGTGTTAATGTAATATTTAATCCTGATAAAGAGAAAATAAAAGATGATATTTTGGGAGAGTTAAAACAAGGAGATGTTGTTTTTACAGTTGGAGCAGGAGACGTTTATAAAATTGGAGAATCCTTAATAGAAAGCTTATGA
- the murG gene encoding undecaprenyldiphospho-muramoylpentapeptide beta-N-acetylglucosaminyltransferase: MKVIIAGGGTGGHLFPGIALAESIIKRYQDARIVFVGTQKGLEAKVIPRIGYELRFISIKGFIGKALGDKAKSLWSLAKSMSESKKIIDSFSPDIVFGVGGYASLPLVLMASFKKVPSIILEQNTVPGLANKILGKVASAIAITYPETVEHFPREKVYLTGTPIRKRILEGDREKAKELFNLEEGRITVLVFGGSLGARRINKAMTDALSYLLPLKNSIQIIHQTGEADYNWVLAEYRNLSFKTTVIPFIYDMPEAYSWADLIICRAGASTVAEITALGKASILVPYPYAAYNHQEMNARRLLSRGACELILDREINGEILAKKINRILNNPEIRREMEMVSRAFGKSNAGEKIIEIAESLLRRKQ; this comes from the coding sequence ATGAAAGTAATTATTGCTGGTGGAGGCACTGGAGGACATCTTTTTCCTGGAATTGCTCTTGCAGAGTCTATTATAAAGAGATATCAAGATGCCCGGATTGTTTTCGTCGGGACTCAGAAAGGACTGGAGGCAAAGGTCATACCAAGGATAGGATATGAATTAAGATTTATCTCCATTAAGGGATTTATCGGGAAGGCTTTAGGTGATAAAGCAAAATCACTCTGGAGTCTTGCCAAATCCATGTCCGAATCAAAAAAAATTATAGATTCTTTTTCTCCGGATATCGTTTTCGGAGTTGGTGGATACGCATCCCTTCCACTGGTTTTAATGGCATCTTTTAAAAAAGTTCCTTCAATAATCCTTGAACAGAATACTGTTCCAGGGCTTGCAAATAAAATTTTAGGAAAAGTTGCTTCTGCTATTGCCATAACATATCCTGAAACAGTAGAACACTTTCCCAGAGAAAAGGTGTATCTTACAGGAACTCCAATAAGAAAAAGAATTTTAGAGGGAGATAGAGAAAAGGCAAAAGAACTGTTTAATCTTGAAGAAGGCAGAATTACAGTACTTGTATTTGGAGGCAGTCTTGGTGCAAGAAGAATCAACAAGGCTATGACAGATGCTCTATCATATTTACTTCCTTTAAAGAATAGTATCCAGATAATTCATCAGACAGGTGAGGCTGATTATAACTGGGTTTTAGCTGAGTACAGAAATTTATCATTTAAAACAACTGTTATACCTTTTATATATGATATGCCAGAGGCTTATTCATGGGCAGATTTAATCATATGCAGGGCAGGAGCCTCCACTGTGGCAGAGATTACAGCTCTGGGTAAAGCATCAATTCTTGTTCCGTATCCATACGCAGCATATAATCATCAGGAAATGAATGCCAGAAGACTTCTAAGCCGTGGTGCATGTGAATTGATTCTTGACAGAGAAATAAATGGAGAGATTCTTGCAAAAAAAATAAACAGAATTTTAAATAATCCTGAAATCAGAAGAGAAATGGAAATGGTGTCTCGTGCTTTTGGAAAATCCAATGCAGGAGAAAAAATAATAGAAATTGCAGAAAGTTTGCTGAGGAGGAAACAGTAG
- the ftsW gene encoding putative lipid II flippase FtsW produces the protein MNRGSIDKTLIITVIVLVIIGLIAVYSSTSVLASVKAKYADRGGMIYLQKQLFTLIIGSLLMVVFMFLSTEKLKKLVFPMLIISFIMLLLVFSPLGVSAGGARRWLRLWPSVFQPSELVKLAMVFFLAWYMSRSDYDRESFRQFIIPIGLLGIFQVIFLKQPDFGAAMTLGIITLSMLFIGGVSLRFLGIISLVAIPVIIYLAKEPYRWKRIVSFLDPWSDPQGSGFQLVQSLIALGSGGLIGQGLGEGKQKLAFLPEIHTDFIFAHIGEEMGFIGVCVVVILFFLICMRGLSIARKQSELFYYFLASGITIMISIQALINFAVVTGLAPTKGLPLPFISYGGSSLVVNLIAVGILLNLSRLSHNPSFPEVVIKKKTKLRTYRYYYKSRGRA, from the coding sequence ATGAACAGGGGTTCTATTGATAAGACTCTTATAATTACGGTGATTGTTCTTGTAATTATAGGGCTTATTGCAGTTTATAGCTCTACTTCTGTATTAGCCTCTGTAAAAGCAAAATATGCTGACAGGGGAGGTATGATTTATTTACAGAAACAGCTCTTTACTTTGATTATAGGTTCTCTTTTAATGGTTGTTTTTATGTTTTTATCAACAGAAAAGCTGAAAAAACTTGTTTTTCCCATGCTTATTATTTCTTTTATCATGCTTCTTTTAGTTTTCAGCCCTCTCGGAGTGAGCGCAGGAGGAGCAAGAAGATGGTTGAGGCTGTGGCCAAGTGTTTTTCAACCATCAGAACTTGTAAAGCTCGCGATGGTTTTCTTCCTCGCATGGTATATGAGTCGTTCTGACTATGATAGGGAAAGCTTTAGACAGTTTATAATTCCGATAGGATTACTGGGTATTTTTCAGGTAATTTTTCTCAAACAACCTGATTTTGGTGCAGCGATGACTCTTGGAATAATCACTCTGTCAATGCTTTTTATAGGAGGTGTAAGTCTGAGATTTCTCGGAATAATTTCTTTAGTTGCCATTCCGGTTATAATTTATCTTGCAAAAGAACCATACAGATGGAAAAGAATAGTTTCATTTCTTGATCCTTGGTCTGATCCTCAGGGAAGTGGTTTTCAGCTTGTTCAGTCATTGATTGCTCTTGGAAGCGGTGGACTTATAGGTCAGGGGTTGGGTGAGGGAAAGCAGAAACTTGCTTTTTTACCGGAGATACATACAGATTTTATATTTGCTCATATTGGTGAAGAGATGGGATTTATTGGTGTATGTGTTGTTGTTATTCTTTTCTTTTTGATATGTATGAGAGGACTTAGTATTGCCAGAAAACAGTCTGAGCTGTTTTACTATTTTCTTGCCTCAGGAATTACAATTATGATTTCGATTCAGGCACTTATAAATTTTGCAGTTGTAACAGGTCTTGCACCAACAAAAGGGCTTCCTCTACCATTTATAAGTTACGGAGGATCCTCACTTGTTGTAAATCTGATTGCTGTAGGAATTTTACTTAATCTTTCAAGGCTAAGTCATAACCCTAGCTTTCCAGAAGTGGTAATTAAGAAAAAAACAAAATTAAGAACTTATAGATACTACTATAAGAGCAGGGGTCGAGCTTAA